The following nucleotide sequence is from Dehalococcoidia bacterium.
TTCCAACATGCTGCGTCGTGTCACCTTGCCCTCCTTTGGTAACACCAATTTTGACGCAACTATCTCCCTTTCAGTAACTTCTATTATGAAGCAATGCGGCGACTGGCACTGGTTTGTGGAACCCATTATAATAAACAGCAATTTTTAGTAACTCCATTCATAGAATAACTATCGGATAACCGCCCGGTGTTACCAGAAGGGGATGAAAGAGACAATGACTGATTTAAGACAGAACATGGGCTTCTGCTCAGGTTGCGGCCAACCGCTGACCGGAAGGTTCTGCAAGCTGTGCGGCAAACCAGCGGAAGCGACACAAGCGGCCCCCGTACAGCCGCCGCCTGCCGCACCCTACGCCAACTCGCAGGCTGCCCCATATATGCAGTACGCGGCTCCGTCCGGGTCGGGAGGCAATAAACCTTCGGGCATGAGGACCATCCTGTTCTGGCTGGCCTGGGGGGTGCTGGCCATGCTGAGCGGCCTCATGCTGCTGGCGGGTTTTTCGCCCGTGCGCCTGGTCGGGTTCGGGGCACTGGCGCTTCTGCCGCTCCTCACCAGGAAGTCACTTTTTAAAAAGTTCCTGCCTTCCCTGCTGTCATGGGTAGGCATCTTCGTAACCTTCGGCATCGTCGTGACCATGACAGGCGGCGCCATAAACTCGCCGGCCTCTAACCGCGAATTGCTCAGCACCCAGACCCAGGGCGGGGTGAGCGTGTCCGTGCTGGAAGGAACGCTGCCGGAGGGCGCCAGTATTAGCGTCAAAGCGGACAACACCCAGCCCGTCACCTCCGAGGGTGTGACAGCGCGCGCCTATAACATCACCCTGCCTTCCGGGGTGGCTATGGATGGGGTGGCCGAGATACGCCTGCCGATTGATAAATCGCTCATCCCCTCCGGCCTGACGGCGGCCGATACGCTTGCCGCCGCATACTTCGACCCACAGACGAACGCCTGGGTGCCGGTGCTATATTACGTGGATGGAGACGAGGTGGTCATCATCACCGACCACTTTTCCCGCTACGGGGTGCTCTATTTCAAAGACGGGCGCAAGAAGCTGGCCGAAACGCTGCCCGCTTTCGACTCCATGCCCTCGTCCTTCTACAGCGTGGACGAGCTTAATAAAGTGGTGAACGATATCGCGGCGGGATCGGATAACAGCGCGATCGCCCTAGAGAAGGGTTGGAGCGAGTTCAATACCTACTACGGCCTCACCGGGGCCTCATCCTCAGTGCTGCAGGCGGCCACGGGCGCTGAATCTCTTAGCAGCCTCAACAACCTCATGAACGAGGTGGGAATGGGCTTTGCCCTGACTCAGCTTGCCTGCGATATCTACAAGGGCGACACCAATGCCGCCGTGACCAACCTCACCAAGAACAGCGCTTTCTATGCCGCCTCCAAGTGGGGCGGCAAGGCCATCGGGCTGGCTTCGGCAGGGGTGACCTTCATCGATATCGCGACCACCAAGTTCGCCGAAAAGGCGCTTGAGAAGAACCTGCAGAAATGGGAAGACGCCTACCGCCACTACTACAACACTAACCCCGGCGCGCGGCGCTCGGCGGTCGACTGGTACAAGATAGTAAAACAGCTCCACGGGGAATCCAAGAGCACTGCCGAGTTCCAGTCAAAGCTGGACGCGGCCCTCACCAGTTACTGCGACACATTCTGGAAAGACGCCGAGGGCTATGCCTATGTGGCAGAGAGCACGCCGGGTATCGTGGGGTTCGGGGCGGGAGGCGAGTATGCGCAGGGCGTGTCCGAGCTCAGCGCCCGCTACAAGGCTTTCCTCTATCACACAACCATGCAGTCGGTTATGGCCACCTACACGAAAAACCTCTGGTTAAACGAATACATGAAGGCCTCGGCGAACTTCGATAAGCTCAAGGCGGAGATGAACAAGCGCTACACCGTGACCGTCAGCCTGCAGAACGCCCAGTCGGTGAAGAATCTTGCCGGCACCACGGTGCGTTTTATGAACTCAGCAGGCACGGTGGTACATTCCCAGAGCTTCGATGCCAGCGGCAAAGTAGTGCTGAACACGACGCTTTTCGGCTTCCTCAAGACCGGGGGGCCCATGCGAATAACGGTTAACGTGCCAGCACAGGACAACACGCCTGCATTCTCCTACGAGGCCAGTTATAAGCTCGACCGCACCGCCGTGAGCCTGAGCGTGCCCTACGTGCCTCAGGCTCCGCCCACCACCACGACTACCAAACCTGTCACCACCACAACCGCCAAGCCTGCGACTGTGACGACAACGACTGCCCCGCCGATAAGTACAACCACCTCGCCTGCCACTACGACAAAGCCTCCCACGTCCACGAAAGACACATACAACTATGCCGCCGCCCTGGCAGCATGGAAGGGCTTTATTGAAGCCGATGCCAAATCGCGCGCATACACGGACGATGTCAGCAGCTCCACCTTTGAAATAGAGTGGGTCGTGGCTCCTAAGATTGTTGACGGCCAAGTGGTAGGCGCACATATTCTCTGGCAAACAAAGGTATACTTCGCAGGAGAGAACAAGGGCAGAACCGTCCGCTGGGAGGCGTATACTTTTTTTGACGCGAAGGTTCCCGGTGTCTACATGTCAGTGGGCGAGCTCCGCGCCAAGTACCCTCAGTTTGGAGGGTAATAAACAGGAGATAACCATACAATAATGTGGCAAGAAGACTGGCGACGAGAATTCCCTCGCCAGTCTTCTTTTTTCGTAAATCCCTTAGCCAATAATGCCCCCCTCCCCATTAGTGCAACATTTTCACCTCTGAGTTCATCTGTGTCAGCACTGTGAAGCTATTTTGTTACGAATATTTGAGGATTAGCGGTTAATTTTTTATGATTTCTTAATGTCTTGAACCTAAAATGAAGGCATAACGGAGGTAATAAACATGAAACTTTTTCGTAAAGCCCTCGGACCCTTTCTTGCCCTTATCCTGATATTCGCCCTCTTTACCGGCTGCGCAGGCAAGCCGGGCGCGAGCGTCACCGGAGCCAGCATCAACAGCTCCGGGCACCTTATCCTCACACTGTCGAGCGGAAACACGGTGGATGCCGGCTACGTGGTAGGGCCTACCGGCGCTACCGGTCTGATGGGTCCTGCTGGTCCCGCCGGACCTGCCGGGGCTACCGGGCCTGCGGGGGCCACAGGAGCAACAGGCGCTACCGGAGCCACAGGCGCCACCGGACCTGCCGGACCTGCCGGTGCAAGCGGCGCGCTCACTTCGCAAAGTAGCCTTGTCAACAAGATTCTCCCCAGCATGGTCTATATAGAAGTCAACATCCCCCGCTTCGGCGGAGGTAGCGGAACAGGCGTGATAATCAGCAGCAGCCGCGGCTACATTCTGACCTGTTTTCACGTAGTGACTTTAGAAAGGACCACATTCAGCCCCGGCACAACTATTAGCGTTACGTTAAGCACCGGCACCACCATCCCGGCCACGTTTGTCACCGGCTCGTATGGACGCGACTGGGCGGTAATACAACTTAGTACCGTTCCTTCCGGCTTGCAGGCCGCCACCCTGGGCTCATCTTCGGCTGCCTCTGTGGGCGATTACGTCGTCTCGGCTGGCTTCGCCCTCGGCTATACTCCCAGCCCCTCATTCACCTTCGGCATGATTTCCGCCTTCAGGCGGCTGGACGACGGGTTTAATTACGTCCAGACGGATGCCGCCATGAATGGCGGCGACAGCGGCGGCCCACTGCTCAACATGGCGGGGCAGGTCATCGGCATCAACGATGCTGCGGACGTTTGGGACAATAGCGGTGACCCCGTAATGAACATGGCTTACTGCCTATGAGCGAACTCCTTCCAGCCATACAGACCTACGTAGGGTAACAGTTTACTCTGAAGAGGGGTAATAGAGGGGGGGCATTCATCATGCCCCCCTTTTATTTTTCGTGAACCGGAATGAGTTTACCTTTGCGCGCGTGGAATAGAGCACCAGCACGAAGCGCTCTCTTTTCTCTTCACACCAGTCCGTCCAGCGATTCCCTGACCTCTTTTGCAAAATCTTTCAGAGCCGCGAGGGACGCATCCGCTTCCATAAGCTGTATTATCTTGCTGCCGATGATGACTCCATCGGCCATCTTTGCCGCCTCGCGAGCCTGCTCGGGGCTGGAGATGCCGAAACCCACGCATAAGGGCTTGGCGGTGATTGTTCTGAGTCTGGCGATAGAAGCCTCCAGGTTCTGAGGAAGACTTGTCCTTGCTCCCGTAACGCCCGTTACCGAAACCAGATAGATGAAACCATGCGACCTCTGAGCTATCAGTCTGGTGCGCTCCTCCGTAGCCGTCGGCGGCAGCAGGTAGATGAGGTCAATCCCGTTTTGTCGCGCCAGTTTGTCCAGCTTTCCGCCTTCGTCGGGCGGCAGGTCGGGAATAATCAGACCGCTTACCGAGGACTGCGCACAAGCTCGACAGAACTCAGCCAGTCCATAGCTCAGCAGCGGGTTGAGATAGGTCATGAACACGAGCGGGATGTCAGCCTTTTTACTTAGTTTCGCTGCTACATCGAGACACATTTGCGGGGTGACTCTATTAAGCAGGGCGTGGTGGCTGGCGTTCTGTATGGTGGCCCCGTCAGCCAGGGGATCGGAAAATGGAATGCCCAGCTCCACGATATCGCAGCCGCATTCAGCCAGCAGAGGTACCACTTTCATGGTGGTTTCTATACTGGGATAGCCCACAGTTATATAGGCTATCAGTGCCTTTCGTCCTTTATGGGCGAAAACATCGGCAATGCGTTTCAATTTCCCACCTCCAGCGCTTTTGCCACAATGTCCAGGTCTTTATCGCCACGGCCAGAGAGATTAACCAGCACGGTTTGTTCTTTCTTCAGAGCGCCGGCCAGCTTGACAGCGTGCGCTATAGCATGGGATGATTCCAGCGCCGGAATGATGCCCTCGCTGCGGCACAGGAGCTGAAAAGCCCCAAGGGCTTCGCCGTCGCTCACAGCCACATAGCTCGCCCTTCCGATGTCCTTGAGATAGGCATGCTCGGGCCCGACGCCGGGATAGTCCAGTCCGGCAGAGATGCTGTGCGTCTCGCTTATCTGTCCCGAGCTGTCCTGCAAAACATAGGATCTGGCTCCGTGCAGTACACCAGGTCGCCCCGCCAGCAACGAGGCAGCGTGTTTTTCCGTATCGAGTCCTTTGCCTGCCGCCTCAACTCCGATGAGCTTAACGTCTTTGTCATCAATAAAAGCATCGAAAATGCCCATAGCGTTGCTGCCGCCGCCCACGCAGGCGACGACATAGTCGGGCAGGCGTCCGCATTTTTCGAGCGCCTGTTTACGCGCTTCTTTTCCAATGACAGACTGAAAATCGCGCACCATCATGGGATAGGGATGCGGCCCTACCACCGAGCCGATGATATAGTAGGTGTCGCCGACGTTGGTCACCCAGTCGCGGATGGCCTCGTTGATGGCGTCCTTCAGTGTTTTGCTGCCGCTGGATACAGCCCTGACCTCGGCTCCCATGAGCTTCATGCGTGTAACATTTGGGGCCTGCCGCCTGATGTCTTCCTCTCCCATATAGACGATACATCCCAGCCCCAGCTTGGCGCAGACCGCTGCCGTAGCCACTCCGTGCTGCCCCGCGCCTGTCTCGGCGATGATGCGGCGCTTGCCCATCTTTTTGGCCAGCAGACCCTGTCCCAGGGCGTTGTTAATCTTATGCGCGCCGGTGTGCGCCAGGTCTTCGCGCTTGAGGAAAATGCGGGCGCCGCCGCAATTAGCGCTCAGCCTCTCGGCCAGATAGAGCGGCGTAGGCCTGCCGGAAAAATCCCTGGAGAGAGAACCAAACTCATCCCAGAAAGCGTTGTCGGCTTTAGCCTCATGATAAGCTTGAACCAGTTCATCCAACGCCGGTACCAGCGTCTCGGGCACAAAGCGTCCGCCGTATTCGCCAAAATATCCCCGTTTATCAGGTAACACGACTTTCTCCTTTTTGCTTCTTCTCGAACTCCCTCACAGATTCAATAAAAGCTCTTATCTTTAACATGTCTTTCTTTCCATCGGTTTCCACCCCGCTGGATACATCCACCCCCCAGGGAGGCGCTTCCTTGAGTAATCGCCCGACATTTGACGGGTTAAGCCCCCCGGCTATGATGACGTTGCTCCTCCTCGAGATTTCACGTGCCAGCCGCCAGTCAAAAACCCTGCCCGTTCCGCCGTAGGAGTCTTCTAATTTGGTATCCAGCAGATAAATGAGCTCACCTTCCGGCCTCACCCGGTAGCCGTCCTCGATTTCAGCCGCGAGCTTGCCAAAATCTGAATGAGATGAAACATGAATTACTTTGATTATAGGATGTGCAATCTCAGAACAGTATTCCCGGCTTTCATCACCACTCAACTGCACCCAATCGAGACAGCACATATCGGCAATGCGATTGACCTCAACCACCGGCGCATTCACAAAGACTCCTACCATCGCGGGAGGGCAGTCCAGATAGTGGACAGCCTCCACTATCTCTCGCGCCTTCTCCAGCGTTACCCGTCGTCGGCTGGGAGCGAAGACCAGCCCCAAAAAATCCGCCCCTGCCCCGGCTGCGCCGAATGCGTGCTCCACTTCCGTCAAACCGCAGATTTTGATTTTAACCAAGGAGTTCCTTCATCTTCTCGCCAATATCCGGGGCCGACACCAGCGCCTCCCCGACGAGTACAGCGCTGACCCCCCACTGCTTCATTTTTTGCATATCATCACGCCCTCGGATGCCGCTTTCGCTGACCACAAGCCTATCCGGCGGAATAAGCGGCCGCAGCCGCCCGGTCGTACGTATATCCACATTGAATGTTTGCAGGTCGCGGTTGTTGATGCCGATAATCCGCGCACCGACAGAAAGCGCCATCTCAATCTCGGTTTCGTTATGCGTCTCCACAAGGCATTCCATGCCCAGTTCATGGCTCAAATCCAGAAGCTCTTTCAATCTGTCCGGCGTCAGAATGGCCGCGATAAGCAGCAGGGCATCGGCGCCGCTGGCTCGCGACTCATATACCTGGTATGGGTCGATGATGAAATCCTTGCGCAGAAGGGGAGGTCCATTACTTCCCAGGTCATCCCTGATGTCTTTCAAATACGCCAGTCTGCCCATAAAATATTTCTCCTCGGTCAGCACGGATATGGCCGAGGCTCCGCTCGACGCATATGCCCGGGCAATTCTGACAGGATCAAAGTCACGACAGATGACGCCTCTGGACGGCGAGGCCTTCTTAACTTCAGCAATAAGTTTGATATCGCCGCCGCTCAACGTAGCAGCCAGGCTACGGGCAGGTAGTTGTAGCACTGCCAGTTTTTTTACCTCTGCCAGAGGCACCCACTCTTTCCTGCCAGCCAGCTCAGCCCGTGTGTGCGCCACTATCTGGTCGAGTATCATGCCAGACTCCGGCTATAACTGATTAACTGCTCCAGTTTGGCCAGCGCCTTGCCGCTGTCCAGAACCTGGCGCGCTAAAGCCACTCCTTCCGACATGGTGGCAACTTTGTCTCCAGCTACCAGTGCGGCTGCCGCGTTCAGCAACACCACGTCGCGCCTGGGCCCGCCCTCACCGGACAGTATGCCGCGTAATATAGCGGCATTGTCGGCGGCGCTGCCGCCTTTTATGCTTCCCGCTTCCGCCCTAGACAGGCCGCAATCTTCAGGGCAAATAGTATAGCGTCTAATTTGACCGTCCTTGAGTTCGCAGACGTGGGTCTTGCCGGTGATGGTAATCTCATCCAGCCCATCTTCCCCATGAACAACCAATGCATGCCGCAGCCCCAGGCTCTTAAGCGCCCCGGCCATTTTTTCCAGCAGAGGCTCGCGGGCCACACCCAGCACCTGCGTCTGAGCGCCTGCCGGATTGGTGAGAGGCCCGAGTATATTGAATACAGTGGGTATGCCGATTTCGCGCCGGGTGGGGCCGACATATTTCATGGCCGGATGAAATGCCTGGGCGAACATAAAGGCTATGCCGACCTCTTCCAAACAGGCAGATACCTGTTGGGGAGTCAGGTCGAGCCTGACACCCAGAGCCTCCAGCACATCAGCGGCACCACTCCTGGAGCTGGCGGCGCGGTTGCCGTGCTTGGCCACTTTAAGACCTGCCCCTGCGGCTATGAAGGCGGCGGTGGTCGAGATATTGAATGTTCCAGCCTGGTCCCCGCCCGTGCCGACGATGTCTATCGTTTCGCTATCCGACTCGACGCGCAGGGCTTTCTCCCGCATGACGCGGGCCAGCCCGGTAATCTCATCCATCGTCTCACCCTTGATGGAAAGCGCGGTAAGAAAGGCGCTGAGCTGCGATGGAGTGACCTGTCCCTCCATTATCTCCTGCATGACAACAGCGGCTTCGTCGGTGCTGAGCGAGTTCCCGCGTACTAGAGTAGCGATGGCTTCTTTAATCATTTTTCCCTCCATAAGATAAGAAATTGCTTAGTATTTCCTTGCCTCCCTGCGTCATGAACGACTCTGGATGAAACTGTATGCCCTCTACGGCGTATTGCTTGTGGCGCAGCCCCATGATAGTGCCGTCGTCCGCCCAGGCGGTTGGTTCGAGGCATTCGGGCAGCGCTTCCACCGCCAGCGAATGATAGCGGATGGCCGGAAACGGATTGGGCAGTCCGGCAAACACGCCCTGACCCGCATGCTTTATTTGAGATGTCTTGCCGTGCATTATCGTTCTGGCTTTCACGATTTTAGCGCCATAGCTGTAGCCGATGCACTGGTGGCCCAGGCAGACTCCCAGTACCGGCAGCTTGGGACCGAAACGCAGGATGACATCGTTGGAGATACCAGCCTGTGACGGTGTTGACGGCCCCGGCGAGATGACTATGCGCTCGGGTCTTAACGCTTCGATTTCATCCAGTGTTGTTTTGTCATTGCGGATTACCAGCACCTGCTGTCCGAGTTCCGCAAAATACTGGAACAGGTTATAGGTAAAGCTATCGTAGTTATCTATAAGCAACAACACATCTCTCACCTCCCATCTGACAAATCATTCCTCAGCCTGCTTCACAGCCCTGAGCAACGCCTGCGCCTTGTTAAGCGTCTCCTGGTACTCGCGTTCCGGCACGCTGTCATAGACAATGCCGCAACCGGCCTGAATGTAAGCTACGCCCTTTGTCATCACCATCGTCCTGATGGCAATTGCCATGTCCATGTTGCCGGAATACGAAAAGTAGCCAGCTGCTCCGGCATAAGGGCCGCGCTTTTCAGGCTCCAGCTCGGCGATAATCTGCATGGCGCGTATCTTGGGAGCGCCGGATACTGTCCCCGCCGGGAAACATGCCCGCAGGGCGTCGAAAGCCGTCAGGTCTTCGCTCAGTTTTCCCTGCACGTGAGTGACCAGGTGCATCACATGGGAGTAGCGCTCAACATTCATAAGGTCGCTGACTTCAATGCTGCCGGGCTGGCTTACCCGCCCGATATCGTTGCGCCCCAAATCCACCAGCATGATGTGCTCAGCGCTTTCCTTTTCGTCACTGCGCAACTCCTGTTCCAGTCGTGAGTCCTCTGCCGGCGTACTACCCCTCGGTCTGGTTCCTGCCAGCGGCCGTGTCATCACAGCCCCGTCTTCCACACGCACCAGTATCTCAGGCGAAGCCCCGATGATATGAAAGTCTTTGCAGTCGAGAAAAAACATATAAGGCGACGGGTTGATGCTGCGCAGGGCGCGGTAGATGGCGAACGGGCTGGCGTCTGTAGGCTGGGAAATGCGTTGAGACAGCACGACTTGAATGGCTTCTCCGGCAGTGATGTAGTCTTTAGCCTTGCCGACGGCAGTTTCAAATTCCTCCCGGGTGAAGTTCGAATCCGGCTGAGCGTCAGAAACATCTGGTGCGGACGTCTTGCCGCTTTGTTCTGAGGGTAGTGGCTGGTTCAGCCTCTCCACCAACTCGTCTATCCTGTTCACCGCCTGACGATAGGCAACTTCTATGTCGCCGCCCAGGTGGACATGGCTCAAGACTTTGATTTTATGTGTAACATGGTCGAATATGAGCAGCGTGTCCGTGAACATGAAAAGTGCTTCGGGCAGACCGAGAGGGTCTTTGGCGGGCGACGGCAGATTTTCGAAGCGGGTGGCCGTTTCATAGGATAGATAACCGACGGCGCCGCCGCAAAAACGCGGCAGTCCCTCCAATGAGACTAACTTGTAGCGGGAAAGCTCAGCAGCGATGAGAGATAGGGGGTCATCCCCATCTCCTGCTCTCGTGCTGAGTATCTTATATGGTTCGGTGCCGATGAGGCTGTAGCGTGCCAGCCTCTCCCCACCTTCGACGCTCTCCAGCAGGAATGAATAGCCGCCGCGGTTAATCTTGAGAAAGGCAGAGACAGGCGTCTCCAGGTCAGCGCTGATTTCGCGGTAGACCGGCAGCAGGTTGCCTGCGTCTTTTAGTTTTTTAGCCTCTTCCAATGTCGGGTGGTACATACTTTTTCTCCGCAGTAAAACAAAATCCCCTCGTCCCAGAAGGGGCGAGAGGATTTATCCTTCGCGGTACCACCCTAATTAAATCCGATATAATCGGATCTATCTCTTGTCGGGTACGGACCCGCCTAGGCGGGACGATACCCTGGACTTTGTTAACGGAGTCCGTTCCGGCAAGACCTAATCGCTTCAGCTTTCGGTCCGCAGCTTCCGAGGCCATTCAGCCCTTTGCAAAAGCACCGGCTCACACCTTACCCGGCTCTCTGAGCTTTGCTGGTGGCTTACTCGTCTCGTTCCCAGCCTTTAAATATTAAGTTGGAAAGAATTATAGACGGCCAAATAAATCGTGTCAAATCCAGATATAAAACTTAAAGAAGATAATAATTACGCGTTATGCAGGTTTAACTCTAAAATGTCGGCAATTCTGGGGAAGTCAGGCGTGAGCCGCCTGGGATTCGAACCCAGCACCACCTGATTAAAAGATTCAGACTAAGCATGGTAAGGCGTAAAATAGCCTAACAAGCTTCACCTTTCCCTGCCTCAATGAGATTATATTTTACTAACTGATCACAATGTCTGACAAGAAATGTTAGCCACTTTGTTAACAGGAATGTTAGCAAGATGGCTTTTATTTTCCCACTAGCTCAATCATATTTAAGGAATCTTGTTTTATAATAAAAGATCGAGCTTCCTTCCATAATTCATAAGCATCATTACTAGTTTCTTGGATAACATTGATTATAGGTTTAGGTAGCAAACCAGCCAAATAAACAGCACTTAAATCTAAAGTATACGTTTTGCCAAAAACTGAAGAACTGTGTTCTTTTGAAAATTTAGGGATGAATTCCTTATAGTTTGTTCCAAAAAACGCGTCAAAGACGTTATTGGTCGTTATATTCGTTGCTATTTGTAACAAAGGTTGAGCCATTACGGTCAACGCTCTACCTTCTAATTCAAAATCAACGCCCAAGTGCTTAATAATATTTAGTAACTGTGTGTCTTCGAGTTTTGAATTACCTTGTTCAAGTTCATGATCTTCTTTTCCGAACCACTGTCTACAAAGTGGCAACATGTAATATTGACAATATCTAAATCTATCTATGGATTGAAGATGCTTAAGCTGTTCTCTCCAAGCGTAAAAATGTTTCGTGTCGACGCAAGCTTTATAAAATTCGCTTGCTTTTGATTCTGGCAAATCTTTGATGAACGAAGCCGAATAATATTCTTGGACACTGTTATGTATAAATCTAAATTCGTGACCTTCTTCAAGAAGTAAGCAAGTTACTTGTTTCACATCTTTAAGATAATTTTCAGCGTCATCTTGAATATCCACGATTTTCATTGATTGAGAAATGTCGATATAAGCGTCCTTCTCTTTAAAAGAACGTAATTTTTTTGCACTCGTTATAAAACAGAAAGCATCGAATATTTGTCTGAATTGATGGTCATTTAAGGATGTTCGACGACCTCGAGTAAATCCAGGTTTAGAACTATCGTGCCTTTTTAGCAATATGTCAAATATTGATTCATAAAAATCCGACAATCTTTCAGGCAACCTTGGATAGCTTCTGTAGGAAAATATTAGCATTGTGACTAGCAACGGAGTGCACAACAGTTGTTCAATTGGAGAATCATGAGCTTTGATTGCCTTTTTTAAAAGATCACCGTATTCTGAATCGGCCAATTTGTCAATGTAACCAATATATTCTTCACCCCGTAGGTTATCCATTGCAATAACCTCAAAACTGGGTGACATTTCTATTTGTGTATCCGGCCTAGTAGTGATAATAATTTGAGCATTTTTAGTTGTATATGCTAATCTTTCAATTTCATTGATTATTCTTGGTTTTTCCACTTCGGGGATTTCATCAAAAGCATCAAAAAGAAATATAAATTTCTTCGAATCACATAGAGCTTTGAATATTTTTTCATCGATATTTAAATTTAATACCTCAAGATAATGGTTGATATGAAGGAGTAGTGTTTCACCAGGTTGGATCCTTCTTAGTTCAATAAATACTGGTATTCGTTCTCCCCGTTCTACTTCTTTCACGCATAAATGCCTTAAAAATATTGTTTTCCCTTGCCCAGCTATTCCTTTGATCACAATGTTGTTTGTTGTTTTGAATTCTAATGCATTGTCGATTGTAATTCGTTTAGTGGAGTTATTCGGTTTTGTTTTGCCCATTTCATTTCCAGTTTGACCTTCGGCAAGAAAATGGAGGGGACAATAAAACTGTTCAACATCAATTGGTTTATCTATTTGCCAAAGCGTCTTAACCATTCTTATAGAGTTAAAATTCGCTAATAATGAAGGAATTTTATTTTTTATGTATATCTTTTTTATGTTGAGCTCTGCCTGACTTTTGAAAAAGTCGTATGCTTCATCCAATACCCGCTCTAATACTTTGTTCCCCATCAAACCTAAAACAGGATCCATAACCTTCTCCTCTTGGGTCTGTGCTTGCTCAGAAGCCTCTGAGTCTCTTCTCATATTCAACCTACAATAGTATCAAACGTGTTTAGAGGATTATATCATTGGGGTCAAGTAAATGTTAGCAATTTGTTAGCAACTCGGGGAAATAAGGCGTGAGCCGCCTGGGATTCGAACCCAGCACCACCTGATTAAAAGTCAGGTGCTCTACCAAATGAGCTAGCGGCCCACCGAGCTAATAGTCTAGCAAAAGAGACTTTACCGCGCAAGCCAGTTGCCGTCCTTTCACTCCGAATTCAATTCTCCATGTCCTCTGGCGTACCAGCCGAGCGAGGAATCAGGCCGGATGCTATAATTACATCGACCATACTTCAAGATTATCCACGTTTGAGCCGTCTTGAGCCAGAAGGAATAAAATGCCGCAGACCGACTTCATACT
It contains:
- a CDS encoding NACHT domain-containing protein, whose amino-acid sequence is MRRDSEASEQAQTQEEKVMDPVLGLMGNKVLERVLDEAYDFFKSQAELNIKKIYIKNKIPSLLANFNSIRMVKTLWQIDKPIDVEQFYCPLHFLAEGQTGNEMGKTKPNNSTKRITIDNALEFKTTNNIVIKGIAGQGKTIFLRHLCVKEVERGERIPVFIELRRIQPGETLLLHINHYLEVLNLNIDEKIFKALCDSKKFIFLFDAFDEIPEVEKPRIINEIERLAYTTKNAQIIITTRPDTQIEMSPSFEVIAMDNLRGEEYIGYIDKLADSEYGDLLKKAIKAHDSPIEQLLCTPLLVTMLIFSYRSYPRLPERLSDFYESIFDILLKRHDSSKPGFTRGRRTSLNDHQFRQIFDAFCFITSAKKLRSFKEKDAYIDISQSMKIVDIQDDAENYLKDVKQVTCLLLEEGHEFRFIHNSVQEYYSASFIKDLPESKASEFYKACVDTKHFYAWREQLKHLQSIDRFRYCQYYMLPLCRQWFGKEDHELEQGNSKLEDTQLLNIIKHLGVDFELEGRALTVMAQPLLQIATNITTNNVFDAFFGTNYKEFIPKFSKEHSSSVFGKTYTLDLSAVYLAGLLPKPIINVIQETSNDAYELWKEARSFIIKQDSLNMIELVGK